One stretch of Salarias fasciatus chromosome 19, fSalaFa1.1, whole genome shotgun sequence DNA includes these proteins:
- the rtn1a gene encoding reticulon-1a isoform X1, with translation MSAQPGDELGSEAGKWFGDDYERNGLFGSTPTRFDELKPRGGDASGDLDQHIHPFQDDGKRPPVAMETASTDDAISGMFRKPMNDDGDVYTSLLSNQSFASGREASYLSDDLKPSNYSSGSSGLDHFSSDSYSFSSSAKMTSNFADDMPKSLLGSDKTESYNYMDISHGDEKQGPLHSLLDKGSALGSYIDKTPGRHDEEEEEEEEEEEENLGPALGSHSFPYVEEPSDEELTDYRSYRNLGGTPQTASPVKITLTESKPAAAPAGPPPPPQQQQMSPGSGSERENVLSVGLQGVPTVTLSEPEDESPASTPNASPTRKDFSSHDIFKAEPVQTTASKSKAGAKAGGREHDGSSAESGDSEIELVSEEPSKAGSNPFAPPPKSKGTVSQPNNPFDNPPAAKGGFGLAGGHAPPTAYSILREEREAELDSDLFIESASEESPKREQGFGGPKQGVSPPSPLLPSTAPPRAAPAVAPVQPLIPEKVKEPVKTEEDRPSKPKPPTAAVPPEVRAEKSPQDDVLKFSSDGKRDPGKPPASMFLEGFDKQKAIDLLYWRNVKQSGAVFSSVLLLLFSLTQFSVVSVGAYLALAALSATISFRIYKSVLQAVQKTDEGHPFKSYLEMEIALSQDQISKYADKILLYSNTCMKELRRLFLVQDLVDSLKFAVLMWLLTYVGALFNGLTLLILAVVSMFTMPVVYEKHQAQIDQYVGLIRTQVNSVVGKIQAKIPGAKRKEE, from the exons ATGATGCCATATCGGGCATGTTCAGGAAGCCGATGAACGACGACGGCGACGTCTACACGTCCCTGCTGTCCAATCAGAGCTTCGCCTCGGGCCGGGAAGCCTCGTACCTGTCAGACGACCTGAAGCCCTCAAACtactcctccggctcctccggcCTGGATCACTTCTCCAGCGACTCGTacagcttcagctccagcgCCAAGATGACTTCTAACTTCGCCGACGACATGCCCAAGTCTCTGCTGGGCTCCGATAAGACAGAATCCTATAACTACATGGATATCAGCCACGGGGATGAGAAGCAGGGGCCTCTCCACAGCCTGCTGGACAAAGGCTCGGCGCTGGGCAGCTACATCGACAAGACCCCAGGAAGAcacgatgaagaggaggaggaggaggaggaggaggaggaggagaacctgggcCCGGCGCTCGGGTCCCACTCCTTCCCGTACGTGGAGGAGCCGTCTGACGAGGAGCTGACGGACTACCGGTCCTACCGGAACCTGGGCGGCACCCCGCAGACCGCCAGCCCGGTGAAGATCACCCTGACCGAGTCCaagcccgccgccgccccggccggaccgccgccgccgccgcagcagcagcagatgtctCCGGGCTCCGGTTCGGAGCGCGAGAACGTCCTGAGCGTGGGCCTGCAGGGCGTCCCCACGGTGACGCTGTCGGAGCCGGAGGACGAGAGCCCAGCGTCCACGCCCAACGCTTCGCCAACAC GAAAAGATTTCTCTTCACACGACATATTCAAGGCTGAGCCGGTTCAGACCACGGCTTCCAAAAGCAAGGCGGGCGCCAAGGCCGGCGGCAGGGAGCACGACGGCAGCAGCGCAGAGTCCGGAGACTCTGAGATCgagctggtgtcagaggagcCCAGCAAGGCCGGCAGCAACCCGTTCGCCCCGCCGCCGAAAAGCAAGGGCACCGTCAGCCAGCCCAACAACCCCTTTGACAATCCCCCGGCGGCGAAGGGCGGTTTTGGCCTCGCCGGCGGCCACGCCCCCCCCACAGCCTACAGCAtcctgagagaggagagggaggccgAGCTCGACAGCGACCTCTTCATCGAGTCTGCGTCTGAAGAAAGCCCCAAGAGAGAGCAGGGCTTCGGCGGCCCCAAGCAGGGAGTCAGCCCGCCGTCCCCCCTGCTTCCCAGCACCGCCCCTCCCCGAGCCGCCCCCGCAGTGGCGCCGGTCCAGCCGCTGATCCCAGAGAAGGTCAAGGAGCCGGTGAAAACGGAGGAGGATCGGCCCAGCAAGCCCAAGCCCCCGACCGCCGCCGTCCCTCCCGAGGTGCGGGCGGAGAAAAGCCCACAGGACGACGTGCTCAAGTTCAGCAGCGACGGCAAGCGAGACCCGGGGAAACCCCCGGCGTCCATGTTCCTGGAGGGCTTCGATAAGCAAAAAG CGATCGACCTGCTCTACTGGAGGAATGTGAAGCAGTCGGGAGCCGTGTTCAGCAGcgtgctcctgctcctcttctccctgACCCAGTTCAGCGTGGTCAGCGTCGGCGCCTACTTGGCCCTGGCAGCCCTCTCCGCCACCATCAGCTTCAGGATCTACAAGTCTGTGCTGCAGGCTGTGCAGAAGACCGATGAGGGCCATCCTTTCAA GTCCTACCTGGAGATGGAAATCGCTCTGTCTCAGGACCAGATTAGCAAATATGCCGACAAAATCCTGCTCTACTCCAACACCTGCATGAAGGAGCTGCGCAGGCTCTTCCTCGTACAAGACCTGGTGGACTCCTTGAAG TTTGCTGTTCTGATGTGGCTCCTGACCTACGTGGGCGCCCTCTTCAACGGCCTGACTCTGCTCATCCTAG CCGTGGTCTCCATGTTCACCATGCCCGTGGTCTACGAGAAACACCAG GCACAGATTGATCAGTACGTGGGACTAATACGGACCCAGGTCAACTCGGTGGTGGGGAA GATCCAGGCGAAGATCCCCGGGGccaagaggaaggaggagtAG
- the rtn1a gene encoding reticulon-1a isoform X2: MQATADVSKKESSWSSWKGQAIDLLYWRNVKQSGAVFSSVLLLLFSLTQFSVVSVGAYLALAALSATISFRIYKSVLQAVQKTDEGHPFKSYLEMEIALSQDQISKYADKILLYSNTCMKELRRLFLVQDLVDSLKFAVLMWLLTYVGALFNGLTLLILAVVSMFTMPVVYEKHQAQIDQYVGLIRTQVNSVVGKIQAKIPGAKRKEE; this comes from the exons ATGCAGGCCACGGCAGACGTGAGCAAGAAGGAGAgctcctggagcagctggaaggGCCAGG CGATCGACCTGCTCTACTGGAGGAATGTGAAGCAGTCGGGAGCCGTGTTCAGCAGcgtgctcctgctcctcttctccctgACCCAGTTCAGCGTGGTCAGCGTCGGCGCCTACTTGGCCCTGGCAGCCCTCTCCGCCACCATCAGCTTCAGGATCTACAAGTCTGTGCTGCAGGCTGTGCAGAAGACCGATGAGGGCCATCCTTTCAA GTCCTACCTGGAGATGGAAATCGCTCTGTCTCAGGACCAGATTAGCAAATATGCCGACAAAATCCTGCTCTACTCCAACACCTGCATGAAGGAGCTGCGCAGGCTCTTCCTCGTACAAGACCTGGTGGACTCCTTGAAG TTTGCTGTTCTGATGTGGCTCCTGACCTACGTGGGCGCCCTCTTCAACGGCCTGACTCTGCTCATCCTAG CCGTGGTCTCCATGTTCACCATGCCCGTGGTCTACGAGAAACACCAG GCACAGATTGATCAGTACGTGGGACTAATACGGACCCAGGTCAACTCGGTGGTGGGGAA GATCCAGGCGAAGATCCCCGGGGccaagaggaaggaggagtAG
- the rtn1a gene encoding reticulon-1a isoform X3, giving the protein MGAAAIDLLYWRNVKQSGAVFSSVLLLLFSLTQFSVVSVGAYLALAALSATISFRIYKSVLQAVQKTDEGHPFKSYLEMEIALSQDQISKYADKILLYSNTCMKELRRLFLVQDLVDSLKFAVLMWLLTYVGALFNGLTLLILAVVSMFTMPVVYEKHQAQIDQYVGLIRTQVNSVVGKIQAKIPGAKRKEE; this is encoded by the exons ATGGGAGCCGCAG CGATCGACCTGCTCTACTGGAGGAATGTGAAGCAGTCGGGAGCCGTGTTCAGCAGcgtgctcctgctcctcttctccctgACCCAGTTCAGCGTGGTCAGCGTCGGCGCCTACTTGGCCCTGGCAGCCCTCTCCGCCACCATCAGCTTCAGGATCTACAAGTCTGTGCTGCAGGCTGTGCAGAAGACCGATGAGGGCCATCCTTTCAA GTCCTACCTGGAGATGGAAATCGCTCTGTCTCAGGACCAGATTAGCAAATATGCCGACAAAATCCTGCTCTACTCCAACACCTGCATGAAGGAGCTGCGCAGGCTCTTCCTCGTACAAGACCTGGTGGACTCCTTGAAG TTTGCTGTTCTGATGTGGCTCCTGACCTACGTGGGCGCCCTCTTCAACGGCCTGACTCTGCTCATCCTAG CCGTGGTCTCCATGTTCACCATGCCCGTGGTCTACGAGAAACACCAG GCACAGATTGATCAGTACGTGGGACTAATACGGACCCAGGTCAACTCGGTGGTGGGGAA GATCCAGGCGAAGATCCCCGGGGccaagaggaaggaggagtAG